Within the Flavobacterium sp. 9R genome, the region ATACCAGGCCAACAATTCTTTTCGGATGCCAATTACAGTCATTTGAATTCTTGAAAGTTCAAGTTGCTGTGCGAGTTGTTCAGCAGCTTGTAGCAATTGTTTGCCAATGCCACTATTTTGCAATTCTGGTGAAACGGTAAGCATTCCCAAATACAACATTTCTTTTTTTGCAATTAGTAAGACACTTCCAATGATTTTTTCATCACGGGTAAATTTCAATAAATAATGATTGGGAGAAGTAATAATGCTAATTAATTCTTCTTCTGATGTCCGTGTACCTTCAAGCAAATCAGCCTCAGTTGTCCATCCTTTTTTGGAACTTTCTCCACGGTAGGCCGAGTTTATTAGTGCCGATAATTCAGCAGCATCTGCTATAGTAGCTTGAGTAATCATGAGTTGGAATTAATATTTGAATTATTATTCTTTGG harbors:
- a CDS encoding GNAT family N-acetyltransferase, which translates into the protein MITQATIADAAELSALINSAYRGESSKKGWTTEADLLEGTRTSEEELISIITSPNHYLLKFTRDEKIIGSVLLIAKKEMLYLGMLTVSPELQNSGIGKQLLQAAEQLAQQLELSRIQMTVIGIRKELLAWYVRNGYEDTGLREPFPFGEGDKALTSEPLDFMVLEKKLTF